The segment ATCCTTGCTCATGAATCGGGCGTGATCAACACGGCGGACCCTTTGGCGGGTTCCTATTTTGTTGAATCCCTCACGAGTCAAATGGAAAAAGAGGCGCTCGCTTATATTCAAAAAATTGACGACTTGGGTGGAATGGTTCAGGCGGTGAAGCTGGGATACCCGCAAAAAGAAATTGCCAACGCGAGTTACAAATACCAAATGCAAGTCGAGAAAAAAGAAAAAATCGTCGTCGGTGTGAATGAATTCAAACTCGAAAAAGAACCTCCCATCGAAACTTTAAAAATCTCGGATGAAATTAGGGACCGTCAGTCACGCCGTCTCGCGGAGGTACGCAAAAAAAGATCTCATACAAAAGTATCAGACGCGTTGGAGGAGCTTAAAAAAGCGGCCGAAGAAAATAAAAATATCATGTATCCTCTGTGTGATTGCGCACGCGCTTACTGCACATTGAACGAAATGATATCCACATTAAAAAGTGTTTTTGGAGAATATTATGACCCGGGAATTTTCTAAATCTTCTAAAAGACGCATTCGCATTTTAATCGGCAAACCCGGACTGGATGGACATGACCGCGGAGTGAAGGTCATTGCGCGGGCACTCCGAGACGCGGGCTTTGAGGTCATCTATACAGGCTTGCATCAGACGCCGGAGATGATTGTCTCCGCCGCCATTCAGGAAGATGTTGACGCAATCGGGCTTTCCATTTTATCGGGGGCCCATAATGTTCTTTTCAAACGCGTGCTGGAACTTTTGAAAGAAAAAGGAGCGGAAGATATTACGGTTTTTGGCGGCGGCATCATTCCGGAATCCGATCTTGCGGCGTTGAAGAAAATGGGAGTCGCCATACTATTTCAGCCGGGAACAAAAACCCAAACCGTTGTCGACTGGGTCCACAAAAATGTAAAAGGCACCTCTAAAAACCCCGATTGTCATCCTGAACGAAGTGAAGGATCTACTTGATGACAAAGTGGATTCTTCGCTTCGCTCAGAATGACAAATTGTATTTTCATGGGTTTTTAGAGGCACACTAAAAGGAGATAAAAAATGAAAGATGTTTATCTGGTAGCGGGCGGAGTTTCAAAATTTGCCAAAGCAAGACCCGACAAAACT is part of the Deltaproteobacteria bacterium genome and harbors:
- a CDS encoding cobalamin B12-binding domain-containing protein; translated protein: MTREFSKSSKRRIRILIGKPGLDGHDRGVKVIARALRDAGFEVIYTGLHQTPEMIVSAAIQEDVDAIGLSILSGAHNVLFKRVLELLKEKGAEDITVFGGGIIPESDLAALKKMGVAILFQPGTKTQTVVDWVHKNVKGTSKNPDCHPERSEGST